One Pagrus major chromosome 15, Pma_NU_1.0 DNA window includes the following coding sequences:
- the LOC141009843 gene encoding atlastin-2-like isoform X2, which translates to MAEVSGLRSRNHFEPNCKSRVVDDGLSGVEDVPIFRHKKRPPIAKPEDLDDEVLPRNKASNKIASVTSSLDEEIQEEEDAVQEEKARPIQIVLANEDEHSFELDAAALEKILLQDHVKDLNVVVVSVAGAFRKGKSFLLDFMLRYMHHQRESWMGGDDEPLTGFTWRGGCERETTGIQIWSDVFVVDKPDGSKVAVLLVDTQGAFDSQSTIKDCATVFALSTMTSSVQVYNLSQNIQEDDLQHLQLFTEYGRLAMEEIYLKPFQSLMFLIRDWSYPYEHNYGLEGGNNFLDKRLQVKQNQHEELQNVRKHIHSCFSNIGCFLLPHPGLKVATNPYFDGRLKDIDGDFKRELARLVPLLLAPERLVEKEIGGNKVTCRDLLEYFKAYIKIYQGEELPHPKSMLQATAEANNLTAVAGAKDMYSKNMELVCGGDKPYIAPADLERCHGEFREHSVRFFRSVKKMGGDEFCQRYQNQLEAELDEAYTNFSKHNDGKNIFYAARTPATLFAVMFVTYLVSGVTGFIGLSTLAVLANLVMGMALLSLCAWAYVKYSGEFREIGTMIDLVAETLWEQKTIRKVFSKLSEPVRSRLAWPVSLLPSFPSGATLGLGALTPLNNNYKKTK; encoded by the exons ATGGCGGAGGTGAGCGGGTTGAGGAGCAGAAATCACTTCGAGCCCAACTGCAAAAGCCGAGTCGTCGACGACG GCTTAAGTGGCGTGGAAGATGTCCCCATTTTTCGGCATAAGAAGAGGCCTCCTATAGCCAAGCCCGAAGACCTGGATGATGAAGTGCTTCCCAGGAACAAAGCCTCAAACAAAATTGCGAGCGTCACCTCATCGCTAGATGAAGAGATTCAGGAAGAAGAG GATGCGGTACAGGAGGAGAAGGCGAGGCCCATCCAGATCGTGCTGGCCAACGAGGATGAGCACAGCTTTGAGCTAGACGCCGCAGCGCTGGAGAAGATCCTGCTGCAGGATCACGTGAAGGACCTGAACGTGGTTGTCGTGTCTGTGGCCGGGGCCTTCCGCAAGGGCAAGTCCTTCCTGCTGGACTTCATGCTGCGCTACATGCACCATCAG agagagTCGTGGATGGGAGGTGATGACGAGCCCCTGACAGGGTTCACCTGGAGAGGAGGCTGCGAGAGGGAGACCACAGGAATTCAGATCTGGAGCGACGTCTTTGTGGTTGACAAGCCTGATGGCAGCAAG GTTGCTGTGCTCCTCGTCGACACTCAGGGAGCATTTGACAGCCAGTCCACCATCAAGGACTGTGCCACTGTGTTTGCCCTCAGCACAATGACCAGCTCTGTACAG gtgTACAATCTCTCTCAGAACATACAGGAAGACGACTTGCAGCATCTGCAG CTCTTCACAGAATACGGCCGGCTGGCAATGGAGGAGATCTACCTGAAACCTTTCCAG TCCCTGATGTTCCTGATTAGAGACTGGAGTTATCCTTATGAACACAACTATGGTCTGGAAGGAGGGAACAACTTCCTGGACAAACGACTGCAG GTGAAGCAGAACCAACACGAAGAGTTGCAGAACGTGAGGAAGCACATCCACTCCTGCTTCTCCAACATCGGCTGCTTCCTGCTGCCTCACCCTGGCCTCAAGGTGGCCACCAACCCGTACTTTGACGGCCGACTGAAAG ACATCGATGGGGATTTTAAGAGGGAGCTGGCCAGGCTGGTGCCGCTCCTCCTGGCTCCAGAGCGACTGGTGGAGAAGGAGATCGGCGGCAATAAAGTCACCTGCAGGGATCTCCTGGAGTATTTCAAG GCTTACATAAAGATCTACCAAGGGGAGGAGCTGCCTCACCCAAAGTCCATGCTGCAG GCAACGGCAGAAGCCAACAACCTGACTGCTGTGGCCGGAGCCAAAGACATGTACAGTAAGAACATGGAGCTG GTCTGTGGTGGGGATAAGCCATACATCGCCCCGGCCGACCTGGAGCGCTGCCACGGGGAGTTTCGCGAGCACTCGGTGCGTTTCTTCCGCTCCGTGAAGAAAATGGGCGGCGATGAGTTCTGCCAGCGCTACCAGAACCAGCTGGAGGCGGAGTTGGACGAGGCCTACACAAACTTCTCCAAGCACAACGACGGCAAAAACATCTTCTACGCAGCGCGCACACCCGCCACGCTTTTTGCAGTCATGTTTGTGACCTACTTGGTGTCCGGGGTGACGGGCTTTATCGGGCTGAGCACCTTGGCAGTGCTGGCTAACCTGGTGATGGGCATGGCGCTGCTGTCGCTCTGCGCCTGGGCATACGTGAAGTATTCTGGAGAGTTTCGGGAGATAGGAACGATGATAGATCTGGTGGCTGAGACACTCTGGGAACAG AAGACGATTAGAAAG GTGTTTTCCAAACTCTCGGAGCCGGTCAGGAGCCGCCTGGCTTGGcccgtctctctcctcccttcgTTCCCATCAGGAGCGACACTGGGACTCGGAGCTCTGACTCCtctcaacaacaactacaagaAGACTAAATAG
- the LOC141009843 gene encoding atlastin-2-like isoform X1, producing the protein MAEVSGLRSRNHFEPNCKSRVVDDGLSGVEDVPIFRHKKRPPIAKPEDLDDEVLPRNKASNKIASVTSSLDEEIQEEEDAVQEEKARPIQIVLANEDEHSFELDAAALEKILLQDHVKDLNVVVVSVAGAFRKGKSFLLDFMLRYMHHQRESWMGGDDEPLTGFTWRGGCERETTGIQIWSDVFVVDKPDGSKVAVLLVDTQGAFDSQSTIKDCATVFALSTMTSSVQVYNLSQNIQEDDLQHLQLFTEYGRLAMEEIYLKPFQSLMFLIRDWSYPYEHNYGLEGGNNFLDKRLQVKQNQHEELQNVRKHIHSCFSNIGCFLLPHPGLKVATNPYFDGRLKDIDGDFKRELARLVPLLLAPERLVEKEIGGNKVTCRDLLEYFKAYIKIYQGEELPHPKSMLQATAEANNLTAVAGAKDMYSKNMELVCGGDKPYIAPADLERCHGEFREHSVRFFRSVKKMGGDEFCQRYQNQLEAELDEAYTNFSKHNDGKNIFYAARTPATLFAVMFVTYLVSGVTGFIGLSTLAVLANLVMGMALLSLCAWAYVKYSGEFREIGTMIDLVAETLWEQVLKPLSEHYMEDNVRQTVVNSIRASLTEQGSQHTKLKTH; encoded by the exons ATGGCGGAGGTGAGCGGGTTGAGGAGCAGAAATCACTTCGAGCCCAACTGCAAAAGCCGAGTCGTCGACGACG GCTTAAGTGGCGTGGAAGATGTCCCCATTTTTCGGCATAAGAAGAGGCCTCCTATAGCCAAGCCCGAAGACCTGGATGATGAAGTGCTTCCCAGGAACAAAGCCTCAAACAAAATTGCGAGCGTCACCTCATCGCTAGATGAAGAGATTCAGGAAGAAGAG GATGCGGTACAGGAGGAGAAGGCGAGGCCCATCCAGATCGTGCTGGCCAACGAGGATGAGCACAGCTTTGAGCTAGACGCCGCAGCGCTGGAGAAGATCCTGCTGCAGGATCACGTGAAGGACCTGAACGTGGTTGTCGTGTCTGTGGCCGGGGCCTTCCGCAAGGGCAAGTCCTTCCTGCTGGACTTCATGCTGCGCTACATGCACCATCAG agagagTCGTGGATGGGAGGTGATGACGAGCCCCTGACAGGGTTCACCTGGAGAGGAGGCTGCGAGAGGGAGACCACAGGAATTCAGATCTGGAGCGACGTCTTTGTGGTTGACAAGCCTGATGGCAGCAAG GTTGCTGTGCTCCTCGTCGACACTCAGGGAGCATTTGACAGCCAGTCCACCATCAAGGACTGTGCCACTGTGTTTGCCCTCAGCACAATGACCAGCTCTGTACAG gtgTACAATCTCTCTCAGAACATACAGGAAGACGACTTGCAGCATCTGCAG CTCTTCACAGAATACGGCCGGCTGGCAATGGAGGAGATCTACCTGAAACCTTTCCAG TCCCTGATGTTCCTGATTAGAGACTGGAGTTATCCTTATGAACACAACTATGGTCTGGAAGGAGGGAACAACTTCCTGGACAAACGACTGCAG GTGAAGCAGAACCAACACGAAGAGTTGCAGAACGTGAGGAAGCACATCCACTCCTGCTTCTCCAACATCGGCTGCTTCCTGCTGCCTCACCCTGGCCTCAAGGTGGCCACCAACCCGTACTTTGACGGCCGACTGAAAG ACATCGATGGGGATTTTAAGAGGGAGCTGGCCAGGCTGGTGCCGCTCCTCCTGGCTCCAGAGCGACTGGTGGAGAAGGAGATCGGCGGCAATAAAGTCACCTGCAGGGATCTCCTGGAGTATTTCAAG GCTTACATAAAGATCTACCAAGGGGAGGAGCTGCCTCACCCAAAGTCCATGCTGCAG GCAACGGCAGAAGCCAACAACCTGACTGCTGTGGCCGGAGCCAAAGACATGTACAGTAAGAACATGGAGCTG GTCTGTGGTGGGGATAAGCCATACATCGCCCCGGCCGACCTGGAGCGCTGCCACGGGGAGTTTCGCGAGCACTCGGTGCGTTTCTTCCGCTCCGTGAAGAAAATGGGCGGCGATGAGTTCTGCCAGCGCTACCAGAACCAGCTGGAGGCGGAGTTGGACGAGGCCTACACAAACTTCTCCAAGCACAACGACGGCAAAAACATCTTCTACGCAGCGCGCACACCCGCCACGCTTTTTGCAGTCATGTTTGTGACCTACTTGGTGTCCGGGGTGACGGGCTTTATCGGGCTGAGCACCTTGGCAGTGCTGGCTAACCTGGTGATGGGCATGGCGCTGCTGTCGCTCTGCGCCTGGGCATACGTGAAGTATTCTGGAGAGTTTCGGGAGATAGGAACGATGATAGATCTGGTGGCTGAGACACTCTGGGAACAG GTTTTGAAGCCATTAAGCGAACATTATATGGAGGACAACGTCAGACAGACGGTGGTTAACTCAATCAGAGCCAGCTTGACAGAACAGGGCTCGCAGCACACCAAGTTAAAGACTCACTGa